The Streptomyces rimosus genomic interval GCAGCTGGCCGGCCGCGGGACGGCGCCGCCCGCCGTTCGGCGACGCCACCGGGGCCTTGCGCTCAAGATGCGCCGCGAAGGCGTGCTCCGCCCAACTCAGCCCGGAGACACGCGTAACGAGGGCGACCAACCCGAAGCCCGAGAGCCGGAAACCCATTTCGATGAAGAACGGGCCCTGATCGTTCTCGATCACATCGATGTGGAACGGGCCTTCTTCGTAGCCGGTGGCCGTTAGGCCGGCTTGCGCCAGTGCCTTGAGCGCCGGTGGCGCGGCCGGGCCGGGCGCGGCGAGGTGGCCGGCTTCCCGGAAGCCCCGCAGCGCTCCGCTCCTCTCCAAAAGGACGAGCTTCTCGCAGCAGGTGAGGATGCGGGACCGGCCGTTCCAGGCGAGACCTTGCAGGGAGTACTCCGTACCGGAGATGTGTTCCTCCACCAGCAGACCGCTGAAAGCGCCACCGCCGTAGTTGCCGGTCGCCGCGGCGTCCCGGAGGGCGATCGCGCGCTCCGCCTCGTTCCGTACGAGGGAGACGCCGAGTCCGCCCGCACCGTCGGCAGGTTTGACCACTTGCGGGAACGAGAGCCCGGTGGGAAGGCCGGGCCCGCCTGGCCCCGGACCGTTGCTGCCGTTCTCATCGGTGCCGACAGCGCCCGTAGGCACCTGCGCGTATCCGGGCTGCAGCACCGTAGGCGCGTGCCGGCGCAGCGCGGCGCGTTGCTGCACTTTGTCCAAAGGGACGAAGTGCCGCCCGACGTACGGCCATGGCGCGACGCGTGCGGCCGCCGCGAAGCGGAAGGCCGTCGGCACATACCGCTCGAATCCCGCGAGTACGAGAGCGGGCTCGACCTCCGCGGCGCGCAAGGCGTCGGCGATCTGCCCGGTGTTGTCGAGGCCCGGTACCGGCAACTCCAGGTCGAAGGGCTGACGACGCAGCAGCCGGCGCCACCGCAGATAGGCAGGTGTCTCCACCAGCACCGCGGTCATGCCACGCCGGCGCGCACAGCGCAGGTACGGGTCCAAGCCGTCACGCGTGGCGCCGATCTGGACGAACGCGCCGCGAGTCGCTGCCATCGTTCACCGCCCGGAGAGAGTTTCGCCGATCTCCGGGCCGTCCGGAGCGTGCCGGGTGCGGATGCGCTCCTTGTGGGGGTCTCCGCGCAGAATGCTCTGGACCAGCCCTGGATTGAGGTCACTGCCGTAAAGGGTCCGTAACTGCCCCAGCTCCAGACCGCTCAGCTGCTCCAGTTCCGCCGCCAGCCGGTCCCTGTCATCTGTGTCCCCGTCACCGTCCTGGCTGGAGAGCAGGTGGCGGATGGCTACCTCACACCTGGCGAGATGGGGCGCCCGGCTCGTGAGGTAGCGGCGCAGACCGGCGCCGGCCCCGGTGAACGGCGAGTACACCATGCACACCAGTTGCCGCTCGTCGAGCCCGTATGCCTCCTGGGCGAAAGCGTTGACGCGCCTGCGCAGTACCGACTGAGCCTCCGGAGCCGCGTAGCGGGCCGCCATCGTGTCGATCAGCGGTTGCGGAAACTCCTTGCGCCGCATCAGTCTCAGCGCGAAGGTCGCGTACTCCTCCAGCCCCTCCCGGTAGTCGCGGTGGAAGAGGTACTGGGCCTTCGGCCCCCGCAGGTGAGCCATCAGCGCCGGATTCGCACAGTCGGACTCGGTGAAACTGAAGGCGAGATCGTCGAAGACGAAACCGAGGTGGTGCGAGAGCAGGTCCCAGTGGCTGCCCGCGTCGTAGGCCGTGCTCGCGTAGATCGAGAAGAACTGCAGGTGGGGCAGGACTTCGGACTGTACGCCGTGGCCGGCACCCCGTGATCCCTGCGGCCCGTGGATGTCCTCGAAATAGGCCCGGGCCACGTCGTCCAGCGCGCCCAGCACCTTGCCGAACCCTGAAGGCTGCCCCGGCCTGCCGTGGCGGGGCACCTGGCGGGCGAGGCGGTTGATCCACGCTGTGTAGGCCCGCTGCTCCTCGGCCGAGTCACCGGTGATGATGACGTCGGCGCCCTGTTGGTATGAGGCCGCGACTCCGAAGGCGTTGGCCATGCTCAGATTGCACGCGTTGCAGAAGGTGGGCCGGGCATCGGCATGGGTGCGGTGGCCGGTCATCAGGATGTCGGCACGGTTACGTGCCGTCACTTCCCGCGAGCGCGGAATGCCGACGGCGAACGGCCGTACGCGGCTGCCCTCGACGAGCAGCAGCTCGCACGCGGGGTCCTCGTGCATGCCCAGCGCCGTATAGACCCGGTCGATGTTCTCCATCACCGCCCGCGGCATACCCGCGTGCCAGTTGGTGGCCGTCCGGAGGGTGAACATATCGCCGTACCACCGGCCGAGGAGCAGTTGCATGCCGCGCGTGAACGCCACCGTGTAACTGCTGTCTTTTCCGCCTCCGTAGGCGACCAGTACCGTCCCTCCGTTCCGGGCGCCCTGGCTACGCAGCAGGCGGTGCAGCGCGTGAGCGGAGCTGCGGATCGCCTCACGGTCAGGTGGCGCGAGGTGGCCAAGGAGCCCATTCAGGGCCCGGGCCCGCAGAAGCGACACGCCCGCATCGGCCGCAAACGGTGCAGTGCTGGCTGAAGGCTCCATAGGGTCCTCCATCCGTGAGAAGGGATGGCCGCGGGCCCTCGCGACGCCGCCCTTCACCAGTCTCGGTCATCACTGATCGTCATGTACGCGGAAAGAAGTCGGCCACCCGGCAGTCGTCACGCGCCGCCGGTCGGGAACCCCCGTGCACGGCAGGTGAGCGGTGGACCAGCGGCACCATGCGCCGACGGGTGCCCGGTTGCCGTACCGTGCTGCCGCCCATCGGCCCGGACATTAGGAGCACTGGCAGACGGCGTCTAGAGGAGCCAGGGCGCCGTGACGGCCACGTCGTCGGCTTCCGGCCCCCTTGCAGAAGGCTGCGGCCACCGGCCCAGCCGTGGCCACCGATGCGCACCACGAGGCTTCCCAGGCCGAGCCGCTTGCCGCCATCACTCCGCCCACCGGCACGCATGCCGAAAACAGCCGCGTAACCTCCTGCTGGAGCCGATGCCGGATACGCCAGAAGGCTATGGAGCAGCGCCGTTCCGATACCCGATCGCACCCGCTTCGACGTCGTCATAGAGCGGACCAGACGCCCGGAGTAGTACCAGCCTCTGGGATTCTCGGATATGCGGTGCTTCGGGCGAGCCCGCTGGCCGACAAAACAGTGTCGTGGGTAGGTGATGGTGTCAGCCGTGGATCCCGCATCGACTGTCACCGCGTCTGCTCTGATGATTCGGTTTGTGATTGTGGTCTGGGTGTGTTGGTCTGGTGGGTTGGCAGGTGGTTGATCAGCAGGCCGCCTGCCAGGCGAGCGCCGATGCGGTGCTCGGCTTGTGGCGGGGTGGCTGGCGGGCGGAGTGGGCCGAGACCAGGGAGGCGATTGCCTGGTGGGGCTCGGCGTAGTTCTTGCGGAGACTGGGGTAGTGCTGGAGTGGGTGCCAGTGCTGCAGCTTGGCGTTGGTGTGCTCGATGCAGATCCGCTTGGAGGGCTGCCGTCGTGGCGTTTCCTGCCGGGTGTGCTGCTCGCCGGGCGGCGCGTTGTCCTTCGCTTCTTCGGCGGGCGCTGACCTGGTCGGGGGACTTGTTGGCCGGGTCCCGGTGGCCCTTGTCGACCTTGGCTGTCGTCCTGGGCCGGAGTCGGAGCTGCTCGGCGATGCCCTCGGTGCGCGTCGCGGTCTGGTCGTGCATGTGCCCTGGGCGGCCCGCGCCCGGCTATCACAGCAGGCGCGGGTGGTGGTTTTGATGGGGTTCTGCTGCGTCTTACCGGATAGGAAGGCCCGTCGCCCGGGCCGACTGGCCTGAGGCCGGCGGACCTGGGTCTCGGCGCCGTCGATCCGCAGCCTGATCCCCTCGGCCTCGGCGTAGGCGAACACGTCCGCCACAGGACGCAGCCGGACACCGGGGCGGCCCGGGACGGCGAAACCGTGAACCGCTGGCAGTGAGCGCATCTCGCCGATGGCATGGGAGATCGTGGAACGGGCGGTGCCGTACCGTTCGGCTAGCGCGACGTACGGGAGCCCGGTGCGATAGCGGACCAGGGTGACGAGCAGGCGGCAGTGCTGACCTTCTGCCGAACCAGCCAGGGGCCTGCCCACTCTTCGATCAGATCGCCGGAATGTGCATGCGGGACGCCGCAGAAGGCAGGGTGGTTCAAGGCCGCACGGGCCCGCTTCTTGGCCGCACTCAAAGAACCCGTGCGGCCGTTGGCACGGCACGGCCCTGGTCGAGCGGCAGCGTGGGCCGCGTCGCCAACCTGGTCGCCTACCAGGGCAGGGGGCCCGCCGCGTCGAAGTAGCCGCCGGTCGGGCCGTCCTGTTCCAGCTGAGCCATCCGAACGATGATCTCGGCGCCCTGCTCGACGGTCTGCGCGCCCTCGTGCCGGTTCAGGTCTGTTGCGGTGTAGCCGGGTTCCACGGCGTTGATCCGCATCAGTGGGAACGCCTTGGCGAACTGCACGGTGAGCATGTTGACCGCAGTCTTGGAGGTCGCGTAGGCGACCCCCGGATAGCCTTGGCCGGCGGCCCGGGCCAGCGAGGCCAGGCCGCTGCTCACATTGACCACGACCGGGGCGGCGGAACGTTCCAGCAGCGGCAGGAACGCGTGGGTCACCCGGACCAGGCCGAAGACGTTGGTCTCGAACACCTCGCGCATCACGTCGGCGGTCAGCTCCGCGGCGCCGATGATGTCGCCTTCCGGCGACCGCACCTCGATTCCGGCGTTGTTGACCAGGACGTCCAGGCCACCGTCGGCCTCAACGGTGGCCACTGCGGCGGCCACCGACGCGTCGTCGGTGACATCGAGTTGCACGAACCGGGCACCGAGCTCGGCCGCGGCCGCCGACCCCCGCTCAATGTTGCGCGCTCCGACGTAAACGGTGTGGCCCGCAGCGATCAGGCGGCGGGCGGCCTCGTGGCCGAGACCCTTGTTGGCCCCGGTGATCAAGGTTGTCGTCATGGGGCACAGCCTTCCTCCGGGATGATGCGATCAGCCAGTGGTTTACGACGCGAGCGACGCCGCTAGACCAAGGCGCCAAGGCCACCGTGTGACCGTTTCACTGGTCTCGGACCGCTCCTCGGTCGGCCACCTGCCAGCCGACCTGTCAGGCCGACACATCCTGACTCCATCGCGGACCGAGTCGTTGGCCCGCGCGCCCACACGCTGACGTCCGGCACGTCGATCGGCCAGTGCCAGTCACCGGTCGCGGTGCGTTCGAGGACCGCACGTCGTACTCGGTCCGCCACTCACTCGGCTTGGTCGGTACGGGCGGCCAGGGCCGTCATCCGGTAAAGGAGTTACGCGTCCTCGGAGGCGCCGGCCGGGGCGCGCCGCCGACAGGTCCGCCTTCCGGGCGCAGCACCAGGTACGGCACCTCGGCTGGCCGGCCTTCGGCGAGCGGCAGCTTCCCGAGGCCGCACGGCCTACCGGGCGCATCGGCCAGCGCGCGGCGGAAGGCTTCGGGCATGGCGGCGCGGTCGATCATTCGTCGTCCCCAAGAAGCCTCTGCCGGTGGTTTCGACGGACAGGGCGCCGTACCGGCACAGTCCCACGGTGTCCCAGTCCGGCACGCCCGGCGTCGTGATCACAGACAGGGTGCGTTCGCCGTCCTCGTCCAGGAGTCCGGCGATGACGACGGCGCGGGCGAGCGAGCGAAGAAGAGATCGACAGGCGGGTCCGGCAACTCGAGGCCATCGTGGAACCCGTCACGGGCGAAGAGGCCCGGGCCCTCGTCTCCTGCTTCGGCCCGGACGACTGCTTCGGCGTCGCCGGGTCGCTGCTGCACCTCATCGAGACCGGCCCGAACCCCGTCCTGACCGACGATCCCGGTCCCGGTGCTAACGAATGGGTCCAGCGACTCTACGATCGCGCCGTGTGCGGAGGACTCATCCCGGGCGCTTGACCTGGTGCAAGAGGAGCGCGGGCGCTGGAGCGTTGGACGTCGCCCCTCGAAGCTCACGTCGCTGGACGAAGGCGCGCCTTGATGGCCGGCGGGGTGTTCCGGCGGAATCGGAGCGGTCAGCATCAGTCTCGGTTCGTGTGTACTTCCCGTTTCTTACGTCACCGCTCGCACTCCCCGGCCAGCAGGCGGCAGGCTCGACGCCGCCGGAAGGATGCGTCCATGAGTGCCACAGCCGGTACATCACGGTGACGGCGGGCCGCCGCCGATCGCGAGACGAGCACCAGTGAGCGATGCCCCCGATCGCGCTGAGAGGGAAGACGAGAACGGTGTTCGGCTCTCGCCCGCCGTGCTTCCGTTACTGGACCAAGCGTCTCGGCGAGCGTGTTCTCCGCAGTGGCGAACCTACTCGCCGAGCTGCGGGCCGACCCAGTCCCGTTCCTGGCCCAGCCGGCCTGGTACTTGGCACCGCTGGCCCGCGACATCGGCCCCGCCGAGTACCACGACGGTGATACCGAGCCGGGCACCAACGGGCCCGCCACCTACGCCGCCCGCATCGTAATCTCCGAGACTGGCTGGACAATTGACCTGGCTCGCGCAGCGCACGACCAGGCCCGCCCCGACGAGGCGCACCGCTGGGGCGGGCCCACTCGCACCGCATACCGACAAGGCCCTGCCGGGCATCCGGCAAGGCGTCTCGCATGTCCGCACCCAGGAGGTGTTGGGCCCGTTAGGGACAACAGCCCCAACCGGTGCTGGCTGGCGACGAAGAAAGCCCCGGCGCGGCGGCGGGGTGCGGCGCCGGGCTTCCGGCAGCCCGCTGGCCCCTCGCCGACACTCCGGCCGGACAGGCTGCGGCCGCGCTCGCCGCCCTGCGTACCGTGCCCGTCCAGGCCGGGATGCTGTGCAGGCCGCCGTCGCGCTCTTGGGCGACCCGCCCGTACGGCCGTCTATTCCGAAGCCATGGCGGCCGCGGCCGCCCCCGTCAAGCTGCTGCGCGCCGCCCTGCAGCCGACCCCGGGCGGCTGACCGCCAGGCGTCGGTGTGATGCGGCGCCTGGGTTGATCAGTCGCTGTCGGTGCCGAGGTGGTGGTGGGTGAGCCAGTGCGTCGCCCACCGTGCCGCCTCATAGGCGATCGTCTCCACAATGCGGCGGTGATCGGCCCGCAGCCCGCCACGACGACCGGTACTGGAGGGCAGCAGAGGTCGGACGCGGTACACCACCGGTCGCTCAGCCTGGCGTGACGGGGCATCGGG includes:
- a CDS encoding ATP-grasp domain-containing protein produces the protein MAATRGAFVQIGATRDGLDPYLRCARRRGMTAVLVETPAYLRWRRLLRRQPFDLELPVPGLDNTGQIADALRAAEVEPALVLAGFERYVPTAFRFAAAARVAPWPYVGRHFVPLDKVQQRAALRRHAPTVLQPGYAQVPTGAVGTDENGSNGPGPGGPGLPTGLSFPQVVKPADGAGGLGVSLVRNEAERAIALRDAAATGNYGGGAFSGLLVEEHISGTEYSLQGLAWNGRSRILTCCEKLVLLERSGALRGFREAGHLAAPGPAAPPALKALAQAGLTATGYEEGPFHIDVIENDQGPFFIEMGFRLSGFGLVALVTRVSGLSWAEHAFAAHLERKAPVASPNGGRRRPAAGQLLATDPGQLARAARLAAEQAHQARVRVEASPPVPGPDGFTERELACLASDRQRHATILGRVTIEHDDPAWVRDRLLYCAGSVPGG
- a CDS encoding PqqD family protein; the encoded protein is MAFTRGMQLLLGRWYGDMFTLRTATNWHAGMPRAVMENIDRVYTALGMHEDPACELLLVEGSRVRPFAVGIPRSREVTARNRADILMTGHRTHADARPTFCNACNLSMANAFGVAASYQQGADVIITGDSAEEQRAYTAWINRLARQVPRHGRPGQPSGFGKVLGALDDVARAYFEDIHGPQGSRGAGHGVQSEVLPHLQFFSIYASTAYDAGSHWDLLSHHLGFVFDDLAFSFTESDCANPALMAHLRGPKAQYLFHRDYREGLEEYATFALRLMRRKEFPQPLIDTMAARYAAPEAQSVLRRRVNAFAQEAYGLDERQLVCMVYSPFTGAGAGLRRYLTSRAPHLARCEVAIRHLLSSQDGDGDTDDRDRLAAELEQLSGLELGQLRTLYGSDLNPGLVQSILRGDPHKERIRTRHAPDGPEIGETLSGR
- a CDS encoding SDR family NAD(P)-dependent oxidoreductase; protein product: MTTTLITGANKGLGHEAARRLIAAGHTVYVGARNIERGSAAAAELGARFVQLDVTDDASVAAAVATVEADGGLDVLVNNAGIEVRSPEGDIIGAAELTADVMREVFETNVFGLVRVTHAFLPLLERSAAPVVVNVSSGLASLARAAGQGYPGVAYATSKTAVNMLTVQFAKAFPLMRINAVEPGYTATDLNRHEGAQTVEQGAEIIVRMAQLEQDGPTGGYFDAAGPLPW